One Candidatus Binataceae bacterium DNA segment encodes these proteins:
- the ilvD gene encoding dihydroxy-acid dehydratase, producing the protein MTENLRSRVVTQGVQRSPNRAMLRAVGFGDRDFDKPIVGIANAYSTITPCNLGLDILARRAEAAVKAAGAMPQLFGTITVSDGISMGTEGMKYSLVSREVIADSIETACNAEAMDGAIVIGGCDKNMPGAMIAIARMNIPAMFVYGGTIKPGHYNGRDLTIVSAFEAVGQFSANKIDEKELLEVERRACPGAGSCGGMYTANTMSSAIEAMGMSLSYSSTMAAEDDEKSDSAAQSAEVVVNAIRRQLLPRQIMTRKALENAIAVVMAVGGSTNAVLHLLAIAHAAEVPLTIDDFEVIRQRVPVLCDLKPSGRFVATDLHRAGGIPQVMKMLLKHGLLHGGELTINGKTVAENLSEVPEAPRKDQEVIRQWDNPMYQQGHLAILKGNLSPEGCVAKVTGIAHREITGPARVFEREEDSLDAILAGRIKKGDILVIRYEGPRGGPGMREMLSPTSAIIGAGLGDAVALITDGRFSGGTYGLVVGHVAPEAQVGGLIALIHEGDSITIDADRRLLQLNVADAELSRRRAAWTPPPPRYTRGVLAKYAAQVSTSSLGAVTD; encoded by the coding sequence ATGACCGAAAACTTGAGGAGCCGAGTCGTTACGCAAGGCGTGCAACGTTCGCCGAATCGCGCGATGTTGCGTGCGGTCGGCTTCGGCGACCGCGATTTCGACAAGCCGATCGTGGGGATCGCCAACGCTTACAGCACGATTACGCCGTGCAACCTGGGCCTCGATATTCTGGCCAGGCGCGCCGAAGCCGCGGTCAAGGCGGCCGGCGCGATGCCGCAGCTCTTCGGCACCATCACCGTGAGCGACGGCATCTCGATGGGCACCGAAGGCATGAAATACTCGCTGGTCTCGCGCGAGGTGATCGCGGACTCGATCGAGACCGCGTGCAACGCCGAGGCGATGGACGGCGCGATCGTGATCGGCGGCTGCGACAAGAACATGCCTGGCGCGATGATAGCGATCGCGCGCATGAATATTCCCGCCATGTTCGTGTACGGCGGCACGATCAAACCCGGTCATTACAATGGCCGCGACCTGACTATCGTCAGCGCGTTCGAGGCCGTCGGCCAGTTCAGCGCCAACAAGATCGATGAAAAGGAGTTGCTCGAGGTGGAGCGGCGCGCCTGCCCCGGCGCCGGTTCCTGCGGCGGCATGTACACCGCCAACACGATGTCCTCGGCGATCGAGGCGATGGGCATGAGCCTGTCTTACTCCTCGACCATGGCGGCCGAAGATGACGAGAAGAGCGACAGCGCGGCGCAAAGCGCCGAGGTCGTGGTCAATGCGATCCGCCGCCAGCTCCTGCCGCGCCAAATAATGACGCGCAAAGCGCTGGAAAACGCGATCGCGGTCGTGATGGCGGTTGGCGGCTCGACCAATGCGGTGCTGCACCTGCTGGCGATCGCGCATGCCGCCGAGGTGCCGCTCACGATCGACGACTTCGAGGTCATCCGCCAGCGCGTGCCGGTGCTGTGTGATCTGAAGCCGTCGGGACGCTTTGTCGCGACTGATCTGCATCGCGCCGGCGGCATCCCGCAAGTGATGAAGATGCTGCTGAAGCATGGCCTGTTGCATGGCGGCGAGTTGACGATCAACGGCAAGACTGTCGCCGAGAATCTCAGTGAGGTTCCCGAGGCGCCGCGCAAGGATCAGGAAGTCATCCGGCAATGGGATAATCCGATGTACCAGCAGGGGCATCTGGCGATTCTCAAGGGCAATCTTTCGCCCGAGGGGTGCGTCGCCAAAGTCACCGGCATCGCCCATCGCGAGATCACCGGACCGGCGCGAGTCTTCGAGCGTGAGGAGGATTCGCTCGACGCGATTCTCGCGGGCAGGATCAAAAAAGGCGATATTCTGGTGATCCGCTACGAGGGACCGCGCGGCGGACCGGGCATGCGCGAGATGCTCTCACCGACGTCGGCGATAATCGGCGCCGGGCTCGGCGACGCCGTCGCGCTGATCACCGACGGCCGCTTCTCCGGCGGCACCTACGGCCTCGTCGTCGGCCACGTCGCACCCGAGGCCCAGGTCGGCGGCCTAATCGCTCTGATCCATGAAGGGGATTCGATTACGATCGACGCCGATCGCCGCTTGCTGCAGCTTAATGTAGCGGACGCGGAGCTCAGCCGTCGGCGCGCCGCCTGGACGCCGCCGCCGCCGCGCTACACTCGCGGCGTGCTCGCAAAATATGCGGCGCAGGTCTCAACCAGCAGCTTGGGCGCCGTGACAGACTGA
- a CDS encoding NAD(+) synthase codes for MRQGDNFFNLYNHDFVRVAVAIPAVRVADAAFNAGATIALMRDAAARKAVVALFPELGLSAYSCDDLFHQRPLIDGCREALSRIVAASAEAPLVAVVGSPLEVDNLLFNCAIVIAGGRILGVVPKTYLPNYREFYEARQFNEADSAISDTIALCGQDDIPFGPRLLFQHDEQPLLTLHVEICEDLWVPIPPSSYAALAGATVMVNLSASNVTIGKAGYRRELVASQSARCLSAYLYSAAGPGESTTDLAWDGHALICENGNLIAESIRFNDAPQLICAELDLERLAQERMRQTTFGQARRRERRTLGEFRKITFSTPLPRREPLLLERHYERFPYVPADAAGRDERCAEVYEIQVQGLVSRLRASGFARVVIGISGGIDSTQALLVCAQALDRLGAPRENLLAYTMPGFATSERTLAQARRLMAAIGCAPHEIDIRPAASQILKDIGHPYAAGRELYDVTFENVQAGERTNLLFRLANLNNAIVVGTGDLSELALGWCTYGVGDQMSHYAVNASVPKTLIQHVIRWVAETERFGRAAGGVLRDILATEISPELVPANGGAIQATETLIGPYELQDFNLYYTLRFGYPPPKIAFLAYNAWRDLTLGRWPDIPPERRHEYRLEQIKGHLRTFVWRFFKLSQFKRSCIPNAPKVGSGGSLSPRGDYRAPSDSEATAWMEQLELIPDREP; via the coding sequence GTGCGCCAAGGCGATAACTTTTTCAATCTTTACAATCACGATTTCGTGCGCGTGGCGGTTGCCATCCCGGCCGTGCGGGTGGCAGACGCGGCGTTCAACGCCGGTGCGACGATTGCCTTGATGCGTGATGCAGCGGCGCGCAAAGCGGTTGTCGCGCTCTTTCCCGAATTGGGCCTCTCCGCCTACAGTTGCGACGATTTGTTCCATCAGCGACCGCTGATCGACGGCTGCCGCGAGGCGTTGTCGCGGATCGTCGCAGCTTCGGCCGAAGCGCCGCTCGTCGCGGTCGTCGGCAGCCCCCTCGAGGTCGATAATCTGCTTTTCAATTGCGCGATCGTGATTGCGGGCGGCCGCATCCTCGGTGTCGTACCAAAGACCTACCTGCCCAATTATCGCGAGTTTTACGAAGCGCGGCAGTTCAACGAGGCGGATAGCGCCATCAGCGATACGATCGCGCTCTGCGGCCAAGACGATATTCCGTTCGGGCCGCGCCTGCTCTTTCAACACGATGAGCAGCCGTTGCTGACCCTGCACGTCGAAATCTGCGAGGACCTGTGGGTGCCGATCCCGCCGTCATCGTACGCAGCGCTGGCCGGCGCGACCGTGATGGTGAATCTTTCCGCCTCGAACGTCACGATCGGTAAGGCCGGTTATCGGCGGGAACTGGTCGCGAGCCAATCGGCGCGATGCCTCTCCGCCTACCTCTACTCGGCCGCTGGGCCCGGCGAATCGACCACCGATCTTGCCTGGGACGGTCATGCCTTGATCTGCGAGAACGGCAATTTGATCGCAGAGTCGATCCGCTTCAACGATGCGCCGCAGCTCATCTGCGCGGAGTTGGACCTTGAGAGGCTGGCGCAGGAGCGGATGCGTCAGACGACCTTTGGCCAGGCGCGGCGGCGCGAGCGTCGCACACTCGGCGAGTTTCGCAAAATCACCTTTTCGACGCCGCTCCCACGCCGCGAGCCGCTGCTCCTCGAGCGGCATTACGAGCGCTTCCCCTATGTTCCTGCGGACGCCGCCGGGCGCGACGAGCGCTGCGCAGAAGTCTACGAGATTCAGGTGCAGGGATTGGTCAGCCGGCTGCGCGCGAGCGGTTTCGCACGCGTCGTGATCGGCATCTCGGGCGGGATCGATTCGACCCAAGCCCTGTTGGTCTGCGCGCAGGCGCTCGATCGTCTAGGCGCGCCGCGCGAAAACCTGCTGGCCTACACGATGCCCGGTTTCGCCACCAGCGAACGGACGCTGGCCCAGGCACGCCGACTGATGGCCGCGATCGGCTGTGCGCCGCACGAAATCGACATCCGCCCGGCGGCGTCGCAAATTCTCAAGGATATCGGGCATCCTTACGCCGCGGGTCGCGAGCTCTACGACGTCACGTTTGAGAACGTGCAGGCGGGCGAGCGCACCAATCTGCTGTTCCGTCTGGCGAATCTCAACAATGCGATTGTGGTCGGGACCGGCGATCTGAGCGAGCTCGCGCTCGGCTGGTGCACTTACGGCGTCGGCGATCAGATGTCGCACTATGCGGTGAACGCGAGTGTGCCAAAGACTTTGATTCAGCACGTGATTCGCTGGGTGGCGGAAACCGAGCGCTTCGGCCGCGCGGCCGGCGGCGTCCTTCGCGACATCCTCGCGACGGAGATTAGTCCCGAGCTGGTACCCGCCAACGGCGGTGCGATTCAGGCCACCGAGACGCTGATAGGCCCTTATGAATTACAGGATTTTAATCTCTACTATACTCTGCGGTTTGGTTATCCACCGCCCAAGATCGCTTTTCTCGCTTACAATGCCTGGCGCGATCTGACGCTTGGCCGCTGGCCAGATATCCCCCCCGAACGCCGTCACGAATACCGTCTCGAACAGATCAAAGGTCACCTGCGCACCTTCGTCTGGCGCTTTTTCAAGCTGAGCCAGTTCAAGCGCAGTTGCATCCCGAATGCGCCGAAGGTCGGCTCGGGCGGCTCGCTCTCGCCGCGCGGCGACTATCGCGCGCCCAGCGACAGCGAGGCCACCGCCTGGATGGAGCAGCTCGAACTAATCCCCGATCGCGAGCCATAA